A portion of the Eulemur rufifrons isolate Redbay chromosome 30, OSU_ERuf_1, whole genome shotgun sequence genome contains these proteins:
- the PORCN gene encoding protein-serine O-palmitoleoyltransferase porcupine isoform X4 has translation MATFSRQEFFQQLLQGCLLPTAQQGLDQIWLLLAICLACRLLWRLGLPSYLKHASTVAGGFFSLYHFFQLHMVWVVLLSLLCYLVLFLCRHSSHRGVFLSVTILIYLLMGEMHMVDTVTWHKMRGAQMIVAMKAVSLGFDLDRGEVGAVPSPVEFMGYLYFVGTIVFGPWISFHSYLQAVQGRPLSRQWLQKVARSLVLALLCLVLSTCVGPYLFPYFIPLDGDRLLRKWLRAYESAVSFHFSNYFVGFLSEATATLAGAGFTEEKDHLEWDLTVSKPLNVELPRSMVEVVTSWNLPMSYWLNNYVFKNALRLGTFSAVLVTYAASALLHGFSFHLAAVLLSLAFITYVEHVLRKRLARILSACVLSKPCPPDCSHRHRLGLGVRTLNLLFGALAIFHLAYLGSLFDVDVDDTTEEQGYGMAYTVHKWSELSWASHWVTFGCWIFYRLIG, from the exons GGTTACCATCCTACCTGAAGCATGCAAGCACCGTGGCAGGCGGGTTCTTCAGCCtctaccacttcttccagctgCACATGGTTTGGGTCGTGCTGCTCAGCCTCCTGTGCTACCTCGTGCTGTTCCTCTGCCGACATTCCTCCCATCGCGGCGTCTTCCTCTCCGTCACCATCCTCATCTACCTGCTCATGGG TGAGATGCACATGGTGGACACCGTGACATGGCACAAGATGCGAG GGGCCCAGATGATCGTGGCCATGAAGGCGGTGTCACTGGGCTTCGACCTGGACCGGGGCGAGGTGGGTGCAGTGCCCTCACCTGTGGAGTTCATGGGCTACCTCTACTTCGTGGGCACCATCGTCTTTGGGCCCTGGATATCCTTCCACAGCTACCTACAGGCTGTCCAAGGCCGCCCACTG AGCCGCCAGTGGCTGCAGAAGGTGGCCCGGAGCCTGGTGCTGGCCCTGTTGTGCCTTGTGCTGTCCACTTGTGTGGGCCCCTACCTCTTCCCGTACTTCATCCCCCTTGATGGTGACCGCCTCCTTCGCAA GTGGCTGCGAGCCTACGAGAGTGCTGTCTCCTTCCACTTCAGCAACTATTTTGTGGGCTTTCTGTCTGAAGCCACGGCCACGTTGGCGGGAGCTGGCTTCACCGAGGAGAAGGATCACCTGGAATG GGACCTGACGGTGTCCAAACCCCTGAACGTGGAGCTGCCCCGGTCAATGGTGGAAGTTGTCACAAGCTGGAACCTGCCTATGTCTTATTGGCTAAATAACT aTGTTTTCAAGAATGCACTCCGCCTGGGGACCTTCTCAGCCGTGCTGGTCACCTATGCAGCCAGCGCCCTCCTGCAC GGCTTCAGCTTCCACCTGGCTGCTGTCCTGCTCTCCCTGGCATTTATCACTTACGTGGAGCACG tCCTCCGGAAGCGCCTGGCTCGGATCCTCAGTGCCTGCGTCTTGTCAAAGCCGTGCCCACCAGACTGTTCACACCGGCATCGCTTG GGCCTGGGGGTGCGAACCTTAAACTTGCTCTTTGGGGCCCTGGCCATCTTCCACCTGGCCTACCTGGGCTCCCTGTTTGATGTCGATGTGGATGACACCACAGAGGAGCAG GGCTACGGCATGGCATACACTGTCCACAAGTGGTCAGAGCTCAGCTGGGCCAGTCACTGGGTCACGTTTGGATGCTGGATCTTCTACCGTCTCATAGGCTGA
- the PORCN gene encoding protein-serine O-palmitoleoyltransferase porcupine isoform X1, which translates to MATFSRQEFFQQLLQGCLLPTAQQGLDQIWLLLAICLACRLLWRLGLPSYLKHASTVAGGFFSLYHFFQLHMVWVVLLSLLCYLVLFLCRHSSHRGVFLSVTILIYLLMGEMHMVDTVTWHKMRGAQMIVAMKAVSLGFDLDRGEVGAVPSPVEFMGYLYFVGTIVFGPWISFHSYLQAVQGRPLSRQWLQKVARSLVLALLCLVLSTCVGPYLFPYFIPLDGDRLLRNKKRKARGTMVRWLRAYESAVSFHFSNYFVGFLSEATATLAGAGFTEEKDHLEWDLTVSKPLNVELPRSMVEVVTSWNLPMSYWLNNYVFKNALRLGTFSAVLVTYAASALLHGFSFHLAAVLLSLAFITYVEHVLRKRLARILSACVLSKPCPPDCSHRHRLGLGVRTLNLLFGALAIFHLAYLGSLFDVDVDDTTEEQGYGMAYTVHKWSELSWASHWVTFGCWIFYRLIG; encoded by the exons GGTTACCATCCTACCTGAAGCATGCAAGCACCGTGGCAGGCGGGTTCTTCAGCCtctaccacttcttccagctgCACATGGTTTGGGTCGTGCTGCTCAGCCTCCTGTGCTACCTCGTGCTGTTCCTCTGCCGACATTCCTCCCATCGCGGCGTCTTCCTCTCCGTCACCATCCTCATCTACCTGCTCATGGG TGAGATGCACATGGTGGACACCGTGACATGGCACAAGATGCGAG GGGCCCAGATGATCGTGGCCATGAAGGCGGTGTCACTGGGCTTCGACCTGGACCGGGGCGAGGTGGGTGCAGTGCCCTCACCTGTGGAGTTCATGGGCTACCTCTACTTCGTGGGCACCATCGTCTTTGGGCCCTGGATATCCTTCCACAGCTACCTACAGGCTGTCCAAGGCCGCCCACTG AGCCGCCAGTGGCTGCAGAAGGTGGCCCGGAGCCTGGTGCTGGCCCTGTTGTGCCTTGTGCTGTCCACTTGTGTGGGCCCCTACCTCTTCCCGTACTTCATCCCCCTTGATGGTGACCGCCTCCTTCGCAA CAAGAAACGCAAAGCCAG GGGCACCATGGTAAG GTGGCTGCGAGCCTACGAGAGTGCTGTCTCCTTCCACTTCAGCAACTATTTTGTGGGCTTTCTGTCTGAAGCCACGGCCACGTTGGCGGGAGCTGGCTTCACCGAGGAGAAGGATCACCTGGAATG GGACCTGACGGTGTCCAAACCCCTGAACGTGGAGCTGCCCCGGTCAATGGTGGAAGTTGTCACAAGCTGGAACCTGCCTATGTCTTATTGGCTAAATAACT aTGTTTTCAAGAATGCACTCCGCCTGGGGACCTTCTCAGCCGTGCTGGTCACCTATGCAGCCAGCGCCCTCCTGCAC GGCTTCAGCTTCCACCTGGCTGCTGTCCTGCTCTCCCTGGCATTTATCACTTACGTGGAGCACG tCCTCCGGAAGCGCCTGGCTCGGATCCTCAGTGCCTGCGTCTTGTCAAAGCCGTGCCCACCAGACTGTTCACACCGGCATCGCTTG GGCCTGGGGGTGCGAACCTTAAACTTGCTCTTTGGGGCCCTGGCCATCTTCCACCTGGCCTACCTGGGCTCCCTGTTTGATGTCGATGTGGATGACACCACAGAGGAGCAG GGCTACGGCATGGCATACACTGTCCACAAGTGGTCAGAGCTCAGCTGGGCCAGTCACTGGGTCACGTTTGGATGCTGGATCTTCTACCGTCTCATAGGCTGA
- the PORCN gene encoding protein-serine O-palmitoleoyltransferase porcupine isoform X2, which yields MATFSRQEFFQQLLQGCLLPTAQQGLDQIWLLLAICLACRLLWRLGLPSYLKHASTVAGGFFSLYHFFQLHMVWVVLLSLLCYLVLFLCRHSSHRGVFLSVTILIYLLMGEMHMVDTVTWHKMRGAQMIVAMKAVSLGFDLDRGEVGAVPSPVEFMGYLYFVGTIVFGPWISFHSYLQAVQGRPLSRQWLQKVARSLVLALLCLVLSTCVGPYLFPYFIPLDGDRLLRNKKRKARWLRAYESAVSFHFSNYFVGFLSEATATLAGAGFTEEKDHLEWDLTVSKPLNVELPRSMVEVVTSWNLPMSYWLNNYVFKNALRLGTFSAVLVTYAASALLHGFSFHLAAVLLSLAFITYVEHVLRKRLARILSACVLSKPCPPDCSHRHRLGLGVRTLNLLFGALAIFHLAYLGSLFDVDVDDTTEEQGYGMAYTVHKWSELSWASHWVTFGCWIFYRLIG from the exons GGTTACCATCCTACCTGAAGCATGCAAGCACCGTGGCAGGCGGGTTCTTCAGCCtctaccacttcttccagctgCACATGGTTTGGGTCGTGCTGCTCAGCCTCCTGTGCTACCTCGTGCTGTTCCTCTGCCGACATTCCTCCCATCGCGGCGTCTTCCTCTCCGTCACCATCCTCATCTACCTGCTCATGGG TGAGATGCACATGGTGGACACCGTGACATGGCACAAGATGCGAG GGGCCCAGATGATCGTGGCCATGAAGGCGGTGTCACTGGGCTTCGACCTGGACCGGGGCGAGGTGGGTGCAGTGCCCTCACCTGTGGAGTTCATGGGCTACCTCTACTTCGTGGGCACCATCGTCTTTGGGCCCTGGATATCCTTCCACAGCTACCTACAGGCTGTCCAAGGCCGCCCACTG AGCCGCCAGTGGCTGCAGAAGGTGGCCCGGAGCCTGGTGCTGGCCCTGTTGTGCCTTGTGCTGTCCACTTGTGTGGGCCCCTACCTCTTCCCGTACTTCATCCCCCTTGATGGTGACCGCCTCCTTCGCAA CAAGAAACGCAAAGCCAG GTGGCTGCGAGCCTACGAGAGTGCTGTCTCCTTCCACTTCAGCAACTATTTTGTGGGCTTTCTGTCTGAAGCCACGGCCACGTTGGCGGGAGCTGGCTTCACCGAGGAGAAGGATCACCTGGAATG GGACCTGACGGTGTCCAAACCCCTGAACGTGGAGCTGCCCCGGTCAATGGTGGAAGTTGTCACAAGCTGGAACCTGCCTATGTCTTATTGGCTAAATAACT aTGTTTTCAAGAATGCACTCCGCCTGGGGACCTTCTCAGCCGTGCTGGTCACCTATGCAGCCAGCGCCCTCCTGCAC GGCTTCAGCTTCCACCTGGCTGCTGTCCTGCTCTCCCTGGCATTTATCACTTACGTGGAGCACG tCCTCCGGAAGCGCCTGGCTCGGATCCTCAGTGCCTGCGTCTTGTCAAAGCCGTGCCCACCAGACTGTTCACACCGGCATCGCTTG GGCCTGGGGGTGCGAACCTTAAACTTGCTCTTTGGGGCCCTGGCCATCTTCCACCTGGCCTACCTGGGCTCCCTGTTTGATGTCGATGTGGATGACACCACAGAGGAGCAG GGCTACGGCATGGCATACACTGTCCACAAGTGGTCAGAGCTCAGCTGGGCCAGTCACTGGGTCACGTTTGGATGCTGGATCTTCTACCGTCTCATAGGCTGA